Proteins encoded in a region of the Methanosphaera cuniculi genome:
- a CDS encoding phenylacetate--CoA ligase family protein — translation MIWDKDIECLTHEEMQELQLKRLQDVVTRAFNEVPYYHERYSQAEVYPEDIQTLDDIEKLPFTTKTDLRASYPFGLFAVPQKEIVEIHTSSGTTGKPTVSGYTKEDLDIWGEVVARGLTMMGVGENDIIQNTHGYGLFTGGFGVHYGGQKIGATVIPISTGQTLRQIELMQDFNTSMLIFTPSYGLHLAEVMKEKGVDPKDLNLKVIGFGSEAWTDEMREKIEEKFGVPAYNIYGLTEVIGPGVAMECPEQNGLHIYEDHFYPEIIDPKTHKQLPEGKNGELVLTALTRVGMPLIRFRTKDITNIRHETCGCGRTLVKMDKISGRTDDMLKIKGVSVFPSQIEKALLSIKGVEPHYQIILTRPDILDEIEIKVEASPEIFFDNVKELIGIRDKLAQAIHDEIGLRVNVTLVEPKTIDRVESGKAKRVIDNRGK, via the coding sequence ATGATATGGGATAAAGATATTGAATGCTTAACACATGAAGAAATGCAAGAACTACAATTAAAACGATTGCAAGATGTGGTTACCCGAGCATTTAATGAAGTACCATACTACCATGAAAGATACTCACAAGCTGAAGTATATCCTGAAGATATACAAACACTTGATGATATCGAAAAATTACCCTTTACAACAAAAACAGATCTAAGAGCATCCTATCCCTTTGGACTTTTTGCAGTACCACAAAAAGAAATAGTGGAAATACACACATCAAGTGGAACAACAGGAAAACCAACAGTATCAGGATATACTAAAGAAGACTTAGATATATGGGGAGAGGTAGTAGCACGAGGACTAACCATGATGGGAGTAGGTGAAAATGACATCATACAAAACACACATGGATATGGATTATTTACCGGAGGATTTGGAGTACATTATGGTGGACAAAAAATAGGTGCAACAGTAATACCAATATCCACAGGACAAACACTAAGACAAATTGAACTTATGCAAGATTTCAATACATCAATGTTAATATTCACACCATCATATGGATTACACCTAGCTGAAGTTATGAAAGAAAAAGGAGTAGATCCAAAAGATTTAAATCTAAAAGTAATAGGATTTGGATCAGAGGCATGGACTGATGAAATGCGTGAAAAAATCGAAGAAAAATTCGGTGTACCAGCATATAACATCTATGGATTAACAGAAGTAATTGGACCTGGAGTTGCTATGGAATGTCCAGAACAAAATGGACTACACATCTATGAAGATCACTTCTATCCTGAAATAATAGATCCAAAAACACACAAACAATTACCTGAAGGTAAAAATGGAGAATTAGTACTTACAGCACTTACTCGTGTAGGTATGCCACTAATTAGATTTAGAACTAAAGATATTACAAACATACGCCATGAAACATGTGGCTGTGGTAGAACACTTGTAAAAATGGATAAAATAAGTGGAAGAACAGATGACATGCTTAAAATTAAAGGTGTAAGTGTATTCCCATCACAAATTGAAAAAGCATTACTATCAATTAAAGGTGTAGAACCACACTATCAAATTATTTTAACACGACCTGATATACTTGATGAAATAGAAATAAAAGTTGAAGCATCACCTGAAATATTCTTTGATAATGTAAAAGAATTAATAGGAATACGAGATAAATTAGCTCAAGCAATACATGATGAAATAGGACTACGTGTAAATGTAACACTAGTTGAACCTAAAACAATTGATCGTGTTGAATCTGGTAAAGCAAAACGTGTAATAGATAATAGAGGAAAATAA
- a CDS encoding acetolactate synthase, with translation MNDIYVDQLSIFLENKEGRILNILDIIEELDVNIRALSLADTSEFGILRLIVTEPARVKDELENKGFIVKITKVIAVSITDEPGGLNQVLRLLDENKINLEYLYAFIEQKTYNAIVILKLEDMEKALKVLKEGNANIIDSSELYAI, from the coding sequence ATGAATGATATATATGTAGATCAACTATCAATCTTTCTTGAAAATAAGGAAGGACGAATACTTAACATTCTTGATATTATAGAAGAATTAGATGTTAATATTAGAGCATTATCACTTGCTGATACATCAGAGTTTGGAATATTAAGACTTATTGTAACAGAACCAGCACGTGTAAAAGATGAACTTGAAAATAAAGGATTTATCGTAAAAATAACTAAGGTTATTGCTGTAAGTATAACTGATGAACCTGGAGGTCTTAATCAAGTTTTACGTCTTCTTGATGAAAATAAGATTAATCTTGAATATCTTTATGCTTTTATTGAACAGAAAACTTATAATGCTATTGTAATATTAAAATTAGAAGATATGGAAAAAGCATTAAAAGTATTAAAAGAAGGAAATGCTAATATCATAGATTCATCAGAACTCTATGCAATATAA
- a CDS encoding indolepyruvate oxidoreductase subunit beta: MAYNIYICGIGGQGIIKTSIVIGETAIKEDYNVVMSEIHGMSQRGGVVSTELKIGDDKSPIIQDGTADILLAFEPVEALRALEKTNRHTVCVVNTAPIYPSTINQQDLDYPDIDEILEELTSKMDVVYSMDANKIATRAGHPLSMNMAMLGGACAVESFPLEINDIKDTMKENLPPKSIDVNYEAFKMGYESCKK, translated from the coding sequence ATGGCATATAATATTTATATTTGTGGAATAGGTGGACAAGGAATTATAAAAACATCCATCGTAATAGGAGAAACTGCAATAAAAGAAGACTATAATGTAGTTATGAGTGAGATTCATGGAATGTCACAACGTGGAGGAGTAGTATCAACAGAACTTAAAATAGGTGATGATAAAAGTCCAATAATACAAGATGGAACAGCAGATATACTCCTTGCATTTGAACCTGTAGAAGCATTAAGAGCACTTGAAAAAACAAATAGACACACAGTATGTGTTGTAAATACAGCACCAATATATCCATCAACAATAAATCAACAAGACCTAGATTACCCAGATATTGATGAAATACTCGAAGAGCTTACATCAAAAATGGATGTTGTATATAGTATGGATGCAAATAAAATAGCAACTCGTGCAGGACATCCTCTTTCAATGAACATGGCAATGCTAGGTGGAGCATGTGCTGTTGAAAGCTTTCCTCTAGAAATTAATGATATTAAAGATACAATGAAAGAAAATCTACCACCAAAATCAATAGATGTAAACTATGAAGCATTTAAGATGGGATATGAAAGCTGTAAAAAATAA
- the iorA gene encoding indolepyruvate ferredoxin oxidoreductase subunit alpha codes for MNIKEILDQESDQKRFMLGNEAAVRGVLESGVSLAATYPGTPSSEIGDILFNIAKDANIYFEFSSNEKVAIEVAAAAACSGLRTFSFMKHVGVNVAADSLMTAAYMGVEGSMLILVADDPSTFSSQNEQDTRHFARQANIPLFEPSNPQEIKDYIQYAYEISDKFDIPVIIRTTTRVSHMRAVVETGEYNKNTKTHGEYENIGLHVPVPEIARKMHEELVGKIAEIRKVSNTSPLNQIIDNDANVGIITSGGAYNYVADIVNKYDLNVNILKLGFTHPYPEDLVREFLENNKEVLVVEEVDPIHEIETQAIAGKYHINTNIHGKRDGTLPEIFEYTPDIIINAFENLGLFEVLKREANTPTLIPLPNRPATLCAGCPHRASFYAARQAIDSLNLDVESIHPSDIGCYTLGIAPPYNMANFLMSMGASVGASCGFSKATENQPIISFIGDSTFFHAGIPPLINAVHNKMKFTLVILDNRITAMTGGQTNPGIPIDGMGDEAPAISIEDLVKSIGIEFVETINPLNVNEMIQIYKDALEYDGVSVIIAKYPCNLINKTEIRSRNYIIQVDQDECIHCNKCIDKLACPSITLVDDKISIDQTCIKCGVCIDVCPVSAIKKEEVNQ; via the coding sequence ATGAAGCAGCAGTACGAGGTGTACTAGAATCAGGAGTATCACTTGCTGCAACATATCCTGGAACACCATCATCAGAAATTGGTGATATATTATTTAACATAGCAAAGGATGCAAATATATACTTTGAATTCTCATCAAATGAAAAAGTAGCAATAGAAGTAGCAGCTGCAGCAGCATGTTCAGGACTAAGAACATTTTCATTCATGAAACATGTGGGAGTAAATGTAGCAGCAGATTCACTAATGACTGCAGCATATATGGGAGTTGAGGGAAGTATGCTAATACTTGTAGCTGATGATCCATCAACATTCTCATCACAAAACGAACAAGACACAAGACACTTTGCACGTCAAGCAAACATACCTTTATTTGAACCATCAAATCCACAAGAAATAAAAGACTACATACAATATGCCTATGAAATATCAGACAAATTTGACATACCAGTAATAATAAGAACAACAACACGTGTATCACACATGAGAGCTGTAGTAGAAACTGGAGAATATAATAAAAATACAAAAACACATGGTGAATATGAAAACATAGGACTTCATGTACCAGTACCAGAAATTGCACGAAAAATGCATGAAGAATTAGTCGGTAAAATTGCAGAAATACGAAAAGTATCAAACACAAGTCCACTAAATCAGATAATTGATAATGATGCTAATGTTGGAATAATAACATCAGGAGGAGCATACAACTACGTTGCAGACATAGTAAATAAATATGATCTTAATGTAAATATTCTAAAACTAGGATTTACACATCCATATCCAGAAGATCTTGTCCGTGAATTTTTAGAAAATAACAAAGAAGTACTCGTAGTTGAAGAAGTAGATCCAATACATGAAATAGAAACACAAGCAATAGCAGGAAAATATCATATAAATACAAATATTCATGGAAAACGTGATGGTACACTACCTGAAATATTTGAATACACACCTGATATAATAATAAATGCATTTGAAAACCTAGGCCTCTTTGAAGTACTAAAACGTGAAGCAAATACACCAACACTAATACCACTACCAAATAGACCTGCAACACTATGTGCAGGATGTCCACATAGAGCATCATTTTATGCAGCACGCCAAGCAATAGATTCACTTAATCTTGATGTTGAAAGTATACATCCATCAGATATAGGATGTTATACTCTTGGAATTGCACCACCATATAACATGGCAAACTTCCTTATGTCAATGGGAGCAAGTGTAGGTGCAAGCTGTGGATTTAGTAAAGCAACAGAAAATCAGCCAATAATAAGCTTTATTGGAGATTCAACATTTTTCCATGCTGGAATACCACCACTTATAAATGCAGTACATAACAAGATGAAATTTACACTTGTAATACTAGATAACAGAATAACAGCTATGACTGGAGGTCAAACTAACCCAGGTATACCAATTGATGGAATGGGTGATGAAGCACCAGCAATATCAATAGAAGATCTTGTAAAATCAATAGGAATAGAATTTGTTGAAACAATAAATCCATTAAATGTAAATGAAATGATACAAATCTACAAAGATGCATTAGAATATGATGGAGTATCAGTAATTATAGCAAAATATCCATGTAATTTAATAAATAAAACAGAAATACGAAGTCGAAACTACATAATACAAGTAGATCAAGATGAATGTATTCACTGTAATAAATGTATAGATAAACTAGCATGTCCAAGTATAACATTAGTTGATGATAAAATAAGCATAGATCAAACATGTATAAAATGTGGAGTATGTATTGATGTATGTCCTGTAAGTGCAATTAAAAAAGAGGAAGTGAACCAATAA